A region of the Rhodospirillaceae bacterium genome:
CGCTAAAAATGGCGCATCAGTACTGGCGTAACAAAGACCAGCCCGGACGATGCAAATATCTCGCCTTCGATGGCGGGTATCATGGTGACACAGTGGGTGCGATGTCGGCAGGGGCCAGTTCGGGATATTTCTCACAATGGGAAGACTTGATGTTCCAGGTTACCTCCCTGTCCTATCCGGAAACCTGGGAAGGCGATGGTGAGGTCGAGGCGAAGGAAGCTGCATCGCTTGCTGCCTTAGACCAGTATCTGACTGACCACGGTAACGAGACCGCCGCCCTCATTGTCGAGCCTCTCGTCCAAGGAGCCTCCGGCATGCGCATGTGCCGACCTGAATTCTTGACGGCAGTTGCTGCGCGTCTGAAGGCTGCCGACATTTTACTAATTTTCGACGAAGTGATGACCGGGTTCGGGCGCACCGGCGACTTATTTGCCTGTCTAAAGGCTACCGTAACCCCCGACATTATTTGCCTTTCAAAGGGCCTGACGGGTGGGTTTGTTCCAATGTCTGTCACCGTGTGTGCGGATGAAATTTATGAGGGGTTTTTGGGAGAAGACTTCGATCGGGCCCTCGCCCATGGCCATTCATTCACCGCTAATCCGATTGGGTGTGCTGCCGCGCTGGCATCAATGGATTTGCTGCTGGCCGATGAAACGCGGGCTGATATGAAAAGTATCGAATTATTACATCTGGAACGCATGTCTAGGCTGATGCACGCGCATGGGCTGCATCACGCGCGGGTCATGGGGACCATCGCTGCGATTGATGTGGTTGCTGCCGATGCGGGCTATACCGCTGCCATTGGTGCTAAGCTAAAAGAATATTTTATGGGCCAGGGATTGCTGATGCGGCCACTTGGTAATGTGATTTATCTGTTGCCTCCCTATTGCATAAGCGATACCCAATTGCATACCGCCTACGACGCCATCGAACAGGCGGCAGCGGATTTACTTTGAAGGCCAAAAAAAGGAAAGAGCATGGCCACAGCGGCTTCCTTGAAACCACAAGCAGCGACCTGGACCCGAACACAAATCGTCGACTTGTTTGATTTGCCGTTCAACGACCTGCTGTTCCGCGCCCATGAAACACATCGCGATAATTTTGATCCCAACACGGTCCAATTAAGCACCTTGCTGTCGATCAAGACTGGCGGCTGCCAAGAGGACTGCAAATACTGCGCTCAGAGCAGCCACTTCGAAACAGAACTC
Encoded here:
- the bioA gene encoding adenosylmethionine--8-amino-7-oxononanoate transaminase translates to MSDLEYPGHDKRHVWHPFTQAQTAPDPIAIRAGRGAVLYAEDGREFLDVISSWWVTLHGHGHPKIAEAVAEQAKKLEQVIFAGFTHRPASTLAQRLTALLPGNLNRVFFSDDGSTAVEVALKMAHQYWRNKDQPGRCKYLAFDGGYHGDTVGAMSAGASSGYFSQWEDLMFQVTSLSYPETWEGDGEVEAKEAASLAALDQYLTDHGNETAALIVEPLVQGASGMRMCRPEFLTAVAARLKAADILLIFDEVMTGFGRTGDLFACLKATVTPDIICLSKGLTGGFVPMSVTVCADEIYEGFLGEDFDRALAHGHSFTANPIGCAAALASMDLLLADETRADMKSIELLHLERMSRLMHAHGLHHARVMGTIAAIDVVAADAGYTAAIGAKLKEYFMGQGLLMRPLGNVIYLLPPYCISDTQLHTAYDAIEQAAADLL